From Bacteroidales bacterium:
CGGCATGAAACCTGACGTCATGAATGCAATGATCGACGACGGTTACCGTGGCATCATCATCGTCGGCACCGGGCTGGGTCATGTGAATAAGGAGCTTTACCCGGCACTGGTAAAGGCCAAAGAGAAAGGCGTACACGTCTTTATGACCTTGCAAACCATCTGGGGCTTTGTGCACATGTTCGTTTACGACACCGGCCGTGATATGATGGCCAAAGGTGTGATCCCTTGCGGAAATATGCTTCCCGAGGTCGCCTGGGTCAAACTGAGCTGGATCCTCGGCCAGACCAACGACCCGGTAAAAGTCCGCCAGATGATGATGACCCCGATCAACGACGAGATCACCCTCCGCGAGCCTTACAATGGTTATTTGGTTTACCAGGGCGGTGTGCCGGAGGTGGAGGAGTTTATCAGGAGAGTGCATAAATGTGTCGGCAGTCGGTAGTTGGCAGTTGGCAGTTGACCGCCGACCGCTGACCGCAAACTTTTTTCTTGCTTTTCTCCTATTTTTTTCGTATCATCGCTGTCTGAATCAACCTATTAACTTTAAGCCATTGAATACGAAAGAATTTATCCGTTCGCTCGCTGAAAAGCTTCATATTAGCCAGAAAGAAGCAGCAAAACTGCTTCAGGACACCACCAGGGTTTTACGTGAAACCGTCTCTGAAGAGAAAAAACTTACCCTGGTTCACCTTGGAAGCTTCCAGGTGAAAAAAAGTGCAAGCCGGACAGCTTATATACCGGCTTTGAATAAAAAAGCCCTGGTACCACCACGCCGGGTTGTGCAATTTCATACGGCAGAAACATTGAAGAATAAACTTAAAAACACCCGTCTGTCATGAACGATATTATATCTGCCAGGGAAATCATAGAACGGCTGGTGAAACAGTCAGGCATCACGAAAAAACTGGCCGCGGAATTCCTGCACGTAATCCCTGATATCATTGAAGAAGGTTTAAAAAAAGATGGCGAAGTCCGTGTTAAAGGATTGGGTACTTTCCGACTGAAATGGGTCAGGGAAAGGATCGGACGAAACCCCAAAACCGGTGAAAAAACGGAAATCCCTCCCCATAACCGCGTAGTATTCCTCCCGGAACGATCTTTTAAAGAATACATCAACCGCGACTACCGTCTGCTCAGTTATAAAATCATCCCTTCTGCTGAAAAAGTAACATCGGTTGATGAAATCATCACGGAACCTGAACCCGGACATGAACCCCTTCCTCAATATACTGAGCCGGAACCTGAACCTTTACCGCAATATCAAACTCAACCACAGCCTGAGCCGGAACCTCCAGCCGGAAAACGACGGGTCCATTGGATCGTACCGGTCGCCATTTCAGTGATTATTATCTTAAGTTTGATCTTTTACTTCAGGAACTGTTATCATTTAGAAGACAGAAGTCAGAAGTCAGAAGTCAGCAATCAGAAGAAAGAAGTTGACAGTCGGCAGTTGACAGTTGACAGTATATCGGCAGTCAACAGCCGGCAGTCAGCAGACACCATTCAGCAATCAGAAATCGACAATCGACAATCGACAATCGACACACCGCTCTCCACCCTTAGCCCTCAGCTAGTCACCATCCCCGAAGGCAAGTGCCTATTCCAACTCGCCCGTGAAATCTATGGCAATCCCTATCTCTGGGTGCTTATCTACCGGGAAAACCAGTATAAAATATCTGATCCTGACATGCTGAATTCGGGTCAGGAACTGGTGATCCCGGCTCTCGAAGGCACGCAGGAACGGATGTCAAGGAATGACTCTCTCGCAGTTTCGGAAGGTTACCGCCTGCTTTATGAATATTTCAAAGCAAAAGATGATTTTCGTAAAGATGATTTTTTCAAGGCGATGGAGCGATACAAGCCTTGGTGATTTGGCTTTTTGTATATTTATCCCGCTATGCCCGATCACACATTTACCAACCAACTCATCCAGGAATCCAGCCCTTACCTGCTTCAGCATGCCCATAATCCGGTAGACTGGCATCCCTGGAACGAAAATACCCTTGCGAAAGCTAAGTCGCTTGATAAAATGCTGCTGATCAGCATAGGCTATGCCGCCTGCCACTGGTGCCACGTTATGGAGAAAGAATCCTTTGAGGATGAAGAGGTGGCAAAGATCATGAACAAGCACTTTATCTGCATTAAAGTCGACCGCGAAGAACGGCCCGATGTGGACCAGGTGTATATGAATGCCGTTCAACTGATCACAGGCAGCGGGGGATGGCCTCTGAACTGCTTCACCCTTCCCGACGGCAGGCCTTTTTTCGGAGGTACTTATTTCCGTAAACACCAATGGGTTCAACTGCTTGAAAATATCGCCCTTCTTTATATAAAAAGGAGGAAAGAGCTGGAAGAACAGGCCGGATCATTGACTAACGGGGTTATTGCCGGGGACCTGATCAAGGCCGGGAAAGATACAGGGATTTTTGCGCAGGATGACCTGCAGGTCGCTGCCGGCAGGTTAGAGCGTCAATTCGACTTAAAGGATGGCGGCCTCGGCGGAGCGCCCAAATTTCCTATGCCGGTAAACCAGTTTTTTTTGTTGCGATATTCATTTTATTCAAAGGATGAAAAGATCTTGGATTTCGTCAAACTTACCCTTCGTAAAATGGCCTATGGAGGCATTTACGACCAGGTCGGCGGTGGATTTGCCCGCTACTCGACCGATTCCCAGTGGAAAGTACCCCATTTCGAGAAGATGCTATATGATAATGCTCAGCTGGTATCCCTTTATGCTGAGGCCTGGCATGCTATCAGGGAACCATTATACAGAGAAGTAGTGGAAGAAATCCTGCAGTTTGTCCTGCGGGAACTGACTTCTCCGGATGGCGGCTTTTATTCCTCCCTGGATGCAGATTCGGAAGGCGTGGAAGGTAAATATTACACGTGGGGGGCCGGGGAGATCAATCTGATCCTCGAAAACCAGGCTGACCTCGTCCGGAAATATTACCACATCGGGGGTAAAGGCTTTTGGGAAGCGGGACAGAATATCCTTCTCCGCACCCAGTCGCCCGATGAATTTGCGCGTGAACAGGGGCTTCAGCCATCTGCGTTTAAAACCATCCTCAAACCTGCACGGGCAAGGCTTTTGAAAGCCCGGAGCAAAAGAATCAGGCCGGGACTCGATAACAAGATACTGACATCATGGAATTCATTGATGTTGAAAGGATTTACAGATGCATACCGGGTGTTCGGAAGACAGGATTACCTCGAGGCGGCAAGGAAAAATGCCGCTTTTTTGCTCCAAAATGTGATGGTCAGCGACGGGCGGCTGTTTCACAGTTGGAATCACAGTAAAACCTCCATCAATGGATTTCTGGAAGATTATTGTTTTCTGGCAGAAGGTCTGATAGAACTTTATCAGGTAACTTTTGATGAAAACTATCTGAATAAAGCACTAGTATTGGCTGAATATACGATGAGTCATTTCTATGATCAGGAGAATAGTCTTTTCTTCGTCACCTCTGACCTTGATCCATCGCTGATTGCCCGTAAAAAAGAGATTTATGACAATGTTATCCCTTCTTCAAACTCAACCATAGCAAAAATTCTTTTTATTCTTGGACTTGCCTTTGAAAGAGAAGATTTTACGGATAAATCAACCCGGATGGTATCAATTGTCAGGGAACAAATTGTGAAATACCCTTCTTCCTATGCAAACTGGGCATCGGTAATAATTAACAGGATCCATCCGTTTTATACCATAGTTGTCACCGGTCCGGGGTGCTTAGAAAAGGCAGCAGCTATCCGTAAGCATTATCATCCATCTGTGTTTATTTGCGGCAGTGAATCATTCAGTGAGCTGCCTGTCCTGAAAGACAGGTTTGTGGATGGGCAAACGATGATTTTCGTCTGTACGGGAAAGGAATGCAAGATGCCGACAACTTCTGTTGATGAGGTAGTTAATTTTTTAAAAACCACTGCTGATAATTCCTGACCTTAAGTTTCTCGCAGATTAGCGCTGATCAGCGAGAAAGTCCGGTGATTCATCCGCTTGGCCTGCCAGATCATGAACCTGAGCCAAATCCCCCGCCTGGCAAATATTTTCATAGAAGGCGCTAAATTATTGAAAAAAATGAAAAATCGTCCATGACCTTGCTATTCCTTCCCAAATACATTATCTTTATCAAGCCAGTTCAATATTTAGATTATTAACCTTTAAACCATTGATTATGAAAATTTTCACCCTCCCCCGCGGGATTTTAGCCATTCTTTTACTGGCTGTTAGTTGCTTCTTATCTTTCCCCATGAAGGCACAAACCATCCAAATCGACAGTTTATTTACTTCAGACGGAGAGATTTTTCCTTTCGGACCGAACGACACCATTTATGGATTATCCATTTCAGGATCAGTCACCTTGTTAAGCGATACAAGCCTGGTTCGGGTGATTTTGACCGATAATGCCGGTCATGAATGGATGGTATATGAGGCGTATCCTTTAATCGTTACATATACTGCTTTTAACATTGAAGAAGAATGTGATGAGACTTGCTTTTTGGATCAACTTCTTCCCTATTCCATTATCATCCAAGTGATTGATGCAAGCCTTGATTTAGAGTCCTTATCATATTCTAAGTACCCCAAGGAAGATGCAATTAAGCAACAATTTAAATCAAAACGAAGTAAGGATGCTGAAAAAATTGAAGCGATAAACCAACATATTCCTTCGTACAATATGAATTGGGTTGCAGGTGATAACTCAATCGTAGCAATATATTATGATCAGAAACGAAATATGTTTGGTGATGGTTATAATTTGCGTGGTTATGAATATTATGCCGGAGGCGTTTTTGAATTCCTTGGCCACAGAGCATATCCAAAAGTCGATCCGGATATGGTATGGAATTTTGATTGGAGAAATCGCCATGGGGCAAATGATTCATTATCACCCTACTGGGATGGTGATACCCTTGGTACCGGATGGTTAACACCTGTCAAAGACCAGGGAAATTGTGGAAGTTGCTGGGCTTTCTCAGCAATTGGCACAACAGAGGCAATTGCTAATCTTTTTACAACCCTTCATTTGAATCTGGATCTATCAGAACAACAAGTACTTTCGTGTTCAGATCGAAATGGAAATTGTGATAGTGGACATCGGGATTCGGCATTATTTTTTATTAAGAATGAAGGAGTTGTTACTGAAAATTGTTGTCCTTATATTGCTCAAAGTCCTAGCTGCAGCAATCTTACAATCTGTGAGGAGCCTGATACCATTATTACTATTAAAGACTATCATGAATTTATAACTGATCAGGATAGCATAAGGATCGCTTTGATAAAGGATGGCCCGCAATCTATTGGATTTAATCTTTCGAAAAGTAAAGCACATGCTACTGTATTAACTGGTTTTGAATTTGATTCTATAGACTCCACTATTAATTGGATATATAAAAACAGTTGGGGAGATATTGGACCGGAACATGGTTTTAATACAATGAAAATTGATTATTTGAGCGCCAATGGAATAGATAATCCAGTTTTTCTTAATGATGAACCTTTAATAGATACATGCAGGGATGAGGATAAAGATGGCTATTTTTTCTGGGGAATTGGCAAGAAACCGCTGGACTGCACTTGCTCGGATATTGAGGATTGTGATGATAACGATTCTCTTGTCGGGGGATATGATGAAAATTACAATTGTACTTGCTTGCTAGAATATATTTCAATGCCCAAAATAATCACCACGGATACAATATGGGAAGATACACTTTCTGTAAATCAAACGGTTATTGTTGATTCAGGAGCTTGTCTTACCATCGAATCACTTGCCCGCTTTAGTTCTCCTGCGAAAATAATCGTTAAACAGGGCGGAAAACTGATCATAGACGGAGGAAAACTTACCAATGCCTGCCCGAATGAACTTTGGGATGGCATTGAAGCTTATGGTAGCGATACTAACCAGTATTTTTACCAATATTTCGGGGTAGTCAATGTTATCAACGGGGGAACTATTGAAAATGCCACTACTGCAATTGCCAACCATTGTAAAACCTGCGATTATATCAACGAAGAAAGTGGAGGGGTAATTCGAACTGATAATGCTGTCTTCCGTAATAATCGTGTTGCTGTCGATTTTGCCCCCTTCGAAAATGAGTGGCAGGGGCAGGAACAGCCTTACCGGGCGACTTTCGCAAAGAGTCTTTTTAAATATGATGATTACCTGAATGATTATTCGGATTTCGAGTATTTTATTAAAATGCATCAGGTTAATGGCATAAAATTCTACGGATGTGATTTTATTTGTGACACAAACATTATTCACACTGAAAAAGAAGTAACCTATAAATACCGGAGCGGAATTTATTCAGTGGGATCGCAATTTTATGTTGGGAATACATGCGTAAGCCAAATATCGCCTTGCACCCAATATAAACAGAGTCTTTTCCAGGGCTTGAATTATGGCATCTATGCACTTGGTATTAATGGCAGAGAAACAATTACCGTTAAAAGGAGTCGATTTGATAAAAATAAAACTGGGATTTATTTAAGCGCTGTCAATTATGCTACTATTGTACAGGATACATTTAATATTAGAACCATTGATTATCAGAAAGATACTTTAAGCGGTCTGTACCTTGATAATTGCACAGGTTATCAGGTTGAGGATAATATTTTTCTAGGGAATTTAAATCCTTTCAACCCTTGGCAAATTTCCGTTAAAAGTATCGGATTGGTGATAAATAATTCAGGTGTAATGTATAACGAAATCTACAATAATGCATTTGATTCTTTATTTGTAGGAGTATCCGCTCAGGATCAAAACCGTGATAGATCAGGCGATCTTGGTCTCCAAATTCTGTGCAATGATTTTACTAATAGTCGATTTGATATTTCCGTTACAAAAAGTGACGAACTTGTTAGAGATATGGGAATAAAAGTAGAGCAAGGCAACGAAGGGACAGAAGCAACTTCCCCAGCAAATAATACCTTTAGTTGGGTTGATAAGGAATTCAGTGATTATTATAATAATTGTGAAAATATCATTTACTGGCATTTGGATGCTTCTTTAACAACTGCACATGTTAAGCCTGTTGATTATTCTTCCACTGTTAATCCACAGCATGATAATGGTAATTCATGGGTCTATGATAAAGAAATATGTTGCCCTTCAAACCTGGATACAATTGGAGGAGGAGGAGGTAGTATTGAAGATGAAAAAAATAAAATGATGATAGCGGAGCAAAAAGCCGATTCTATTCTGAACATATTAAATATCCTTGTCGATGGTGGATCAACTGAAGAGTTAATCGCTGAAATACAAAATAGTTCTCCGGAGGATGCCTTGACACTCTATAGCGAACTCATAATGAATTCCCCATATTTGACAGATACATCAATGGTTATGGCCATCAATCAAGAGAATGTCCTTTCACCTTCCTTGATCACGGATATTCTCTTGGAGAACCCCCAGTCAGCCAAGTCCGATACGGTTCAACAAGCCCTTGAGATGCGTTCAAACCCGCTATCGGAAGAACAACGACTGGAAATCGATCAGGGATGGTTTGTAATAAGCGCAAAAGAATCTTTGGAGTCACGATTATCTGGTGCTAATTCAATCCGAAACAGGGCATTAAATAACCTAATCCGATATTTTAAAAACGATACGCTGATTGCCTCATCTGTCGACTCCATCATTTTCTTACTTTCTAATGAAAACAATCTTGAACTTAAATATTCACTTGTTTTTGAATATCTTGGTAAAGGAGATACAATTTCAGCCCGGGGTATTTTAGATGATATTCCTGTTAGTTTTAATCTTACTTCCTCACAGAACCAACAACTTCAGAATTATGAAAACTATGTTGACTTGTGGATAAGTTTGATATCGCAAAATAAAACCTTTCTTGATTCAGATTCTTTGCATAAAGTTCAAATAAAGGCATTGATGAATAATTCCGATGGAGTATTAAAAATGATGTTACAAAATGTGCTTGAAGTTATTGACACGATCAATTACCATGAACCATATATTTTACCTGAATCCGGACAGAAATCATCTGAAATAAGGCCGATTCAGATAAAACAAACTGTTCATTCAAGTTATTTGAGAGTATACCCAAATCCAACAAGTAACTATTGCCTCATAGAGTATTCATTAAAAATTGAGGGGTCAGATGCTCTTATTCAAATAATTGATATTCATGGCTGTGTTATAAAACAAATAGAAGTTTATAAGGATAATGATTTACTCCTGGTAAATTTAAATGACCTTCCAAATGGGATATATTTATTTCAATTAATTGAATATGGTAAAAAATCAGGGATTCAAAAGATGATAAAGAATTGAGAGGTAGATATGAAGACTTTTTCCTCATTGATTTTTCTTTTACTGATAATTTCAATCTGTAAGTTGAGTTATTGCCAATCCACTTATTTTAATAATCTTTATCACTTGGGCGATCCAAATACCTGGAGTGGTGCAAGTACATTGGGTGAAGACGAAAACGGATACGTCATTTGGGGTAAGACTGGAGTTAACATTGGTTTGATTAAGTTAAATCATAATGGTGAACAAATATGGTATAAGACCTGGGGTGACAGTATTGCTTCATGGTATGTCGGGTATCCAGGT
This genomic window contains:
- a CDS encoding HU family DNA-binding protein: MNTKEFIRSLAEKLHISQKEAAKLLQDTTRVLRETVSEEKKLTLVHLGSFQVKKSASRTAYIPALNKKALVPPRRVVQFHTAETLKNKLKNTRLS
- a CDS encoding HU family DNA-binding protein → MNDIISAREIIERLVKQSGITKKLAAEFLHVIPDIIEEGLKKDGEVRVKGLGTFRLKWVRERIGRNPKTGEKTEIPPHNRVVFLPERSFKEYINRDYRLLSYKIIPSAEKVTSVDEIITEPEPGHEPLPQYTEPEPEPLPQYQTQPQPEPEPPAGKRRVHWIVPVAISVIIILSLIFYFRNCYHLEDRSQKSEVSNQKKEVDSRQLTVDSISAVNSRQSADTIQQSEIDNRQSTIDTPLSTLSPQLVTIPEGKCLFQLAREIYGNPYLWVLIYRENQYKISDPDMLNSGQELVIPALEGTQERMSRNDSLAVSEGYRLLYEYFKAKDDFRKDDFFKAMERYKPW
- a CDS encoding thioredoxin domain-containing protein is translated as MPDHTFTNQLIQESSPYLLQHAHNPVDWHPWNENTLAKAKSLDKMLLISIGYAACHWCHVMEKESFEDEEVAKIMNKHFICIKVDREERPDVDQVYMNAVQLITGSGGWPLNCFTLPDGRPFFGGTYFRKHQWVQLLENIALLYIKRRKELEEQAGSLTNGVIAGDLIKAGKDTGIFAQDDLQVAAGRLERQFDLKDGGLGGAPKFPMPVNQFFLLRYSFYSKDEKILDFVKLTLRKMAYGGIYDQVGGGFARYSTDSQWKVPHFEKMLYDNAQLVSLYAEAWHAIREPLYREVVEEILQFVLRELTSPDGGFYSSLDADSEGVEGKYYTWGAGEINLILENQADLVRKYYHIGGKGFWEAGQNILLRTQSPDEFAREQGLQPSAFKTILKPARARLLKARSKRIRPGLDNKILTSWNSLMLKGFTDAYRVFGRQDYLEAARKNAAFLLQNVMVSDGRLFHSWNHSKTSINGFLEDYCFLAEGLIELYQVTFDENYLNKALVLAEYTMSHFYDQENSLFFVTSDLDPSLIARKKEIYDNVIPSSNSTIAKILFILGLAFEREDFTDKSTRMVSIVREQIVKYPSSYANWASVIINRIHPFYTIVVTGPGCLEKAAAIRKHYHPSVFICGSESFSELPVLKDRFVDGQTMIFVCTGKECKMPTTSVDEVVNFLKTTADNS
- a CDS encoding T9SS type A sorting domain-containing protein, with amino-acid sequence MKIFTLPRGILAILLLAVSCFLSFPMKAQTIQIDSLFTSDGEIFPFGPNDTIYGLSISGSVTLLSDTSLVRVILTDNAGHEWMVYEAYPLIVTYTAFNIEEECDETCFLDQLLPYSIIIQVIDASLDLESLSYSKYPKEDAIKQQFKSKRSKDAEKIEAINQHIPSYNMNWVAGDNSIVAIYYDQKRNMFGDGYNLRGYEYYAGGVFEFLGHRAYPKVDPDMVWNFDWRNRHGANDSLSPYWDGDTLGTGWLTPVKDQGNCGSCWAFSAIGTTEAIANLFTTLHLNLDLSEQQVLSCSDRNGNCDSGHRDSALFFIKNEGVVTENCCPYIAQSPSCSNLTICEEPDTIITIKDYHEFITDQDSIRIALIKDGPQSIGFNLSKSKAHATVLTGFEFDSIDSTINWIYKNSWGDIGPEHGFNTMKIDYLSANGIDNPVFLNDEPLIDTCRDEDKDGYFFWGIGKKPLDCTCSDIEDCDDNDSLVGGYDENYNCTCLLEYISMPKIITTDTIWEDTLSVNQTVIVDSGACLTIESLARFSSPAKIIVKQGGKLIIDGGKLTNACPNELWDGIEAYGSDTNQYFYQYFGVVNVINGGTIENATTAIANHCKTCDYINEESGGVIRTDNAVFRNNRVAVDFAPFENEWQGQEQPYRATFAKSLFKYDDYLNDYSDFEYFIKMHQVNGIKFYGCDFICDTNIIHTEKEVTYKYRSGIYSVGSQFYVGNTCVSQISPCTQYKQSLFQGLNYGIYALGINGRETITVKRSRFDKNKTGIYLSAVNYATIVQDTFNIRTIDYQKDTLSGLYLDNCTGYQVEDNIFLGNLNPFNPWQISVKSIGLVINNSGVMYNEIYNNAFDSLFVGVSAQDQNRDRSGDLGLQILCNDFTNSRFDISVTKSDELVRDMGIKVEQGNEGTEATSPANNTFSWVDKEFSDYYNNCENIIYWHLDASLTTAHVKPVDYSSTVNPQHDNGNSWVYDKEICCPSNLDTIGGGGGSIEDEKNKMMIAEQKADSILNILNILVDGGSTEELIAEIQNSSPEDALTLYSELIMNSPYLTDTSMVMAINQENVLSPSLITDILLENPQSAKSDTVQQALEMRSNPLSEEQRLEIDQGWFVISAKESLESRLSGANSIRNRALNNLIRYFKNDTLIASSVDSIIFLLSNENNLELKYSLVFEYLGKGDTISARGILDDIPVSFNLTSSQNQQLQNYENYVDLWISLISQNKTFLDSDSLHKVQIKALMNNSDGVLKMMLQNVLEVIDTINYHEPYILPESGQKSSEIRPIQIKQTVHSSYLRVYPNPTSNYCLIEYSLKIEGSDALIQIIDIHGCVIKQIEVYKDNDLLLVNLNDLPNGIYLFQLIEYGKKSGIQKMIKN